The following are encoded together in the Parabacteroides chongii genome:
- a CDS encoding bifunctional 3,4-dihydroxy-2-butanone-4-phosphate synthase/GTP cyclohydrolase II produces the protein MSEIKLNTIEEAIEDFREGKFLIVVDDEDRENEGDFIVAAEKITPEKVNFMMTYGRGVLCAPITEERCQELELDMQVARNTSMLETPFTVTVDKLGGGCTTGVSMFDRAETIRALADKQTKPADLGRPGHVNPLRARSRGVLRRAGHTEAAVDLARLAGLYPAGALIEIINEDGTMARLPQLVEVAKKFDIKIICIKDLIAYRLKTESIVDKGVEVDMPTQYGHFHLIPFRQKSNGLEHIALIKGDISGDEPVLVRVHSSCATGDIFGSMRCECGEQLHKAMQMIEKEGRGAIVYLNQEGRGIGLMDKMKAYKLQEEGLDTVDANLHLGHQADERDYGVGAQILKHIGITKMRLMTNNPIKRVGLEAYGLTIAENVPIEVTPNKYNEFYMKTKKERMGHILHNIK, from the coding sequence ATGAGTGAGATCAAATTAAACACCATCGAAGAAGCAATTGAAGATTTCCGTGAAGGAAAATTCCTGATCGTAGTAGATGACGAAGACCGCGAAAATGAAGGAGACTTCATTGTGGCAGCGGAAAAGATAACACCCGAAAAAGTAAATTTCATGATGACATATGGTCGCGGTGTTTTATGCGCCCCGATCACAGAAGAACGCTGCCAGGAACTGGAGCTGGACATGCAGGTTGCCAGAAACACTTCCATGCTTGAAACACCGTTTACCGTAACAGTCGACAAACTGGGCGGGGGATGTACAACCGGTGTTTCCATGTTCGACCGTGCTGAAACGATCCGCGCATTGGCTGATAAGCAAACCAAACCTGCCGATCTGGGACGTCCGGGACATGTGAATCCGTTACGCGCCCGTTCACGCGGTGTACTTCGCCGTGCAGGACATACGGAAGCCGCTGTCGACCTGGCACGCCTTGCCGGTCTCTACCCTGCCGGAGCACTGATCGAAATCATCAATGAAGACGGCACCATGGCACGTCTCCCGCAATTAGTGGAAGTGGCTAAAAAGTTCGATATTAAAATCATTTGCATCAAGGACCTGATCGCTTACCGCCTGAAGACGGAATCGATTGTCGACAAAGGCGTGGAGGTAGACATGCCTACGCAATACGGTCATTTCCACTTGATCCCGTTCCGTCAGAAAAGTAACGGACTGGAACATATCGCCTTGATAAAAGGAGATATCTCCGGCGACGAACCCGTATTGGTTCGCGTACATTCTTCTTGTGCGACAGGCGACATTTTCGGTTCCATGCGTTGCGAATGCGGCGAACAGCTTCACAAAGCCATGCAGATGATCGAGAAAGAAGGACGCGGTGCCATCGTTTACCTGAACCAGGAAGGACGCGGTATCGGTCTGATGGATAAAATGAAAGCCTATAAACTGCAGGAAGAAGGACTGGATACGGTCGATGCCAACCTGCACCTGGGACACCAGGCTGATGAGCGCGATTACGGTGTCGGAGCACAGATACTGAAACATATCGGTATCACGAAAATGCGTCTGATGACCAACAATCCGATAAAACGCGTGGGCCTGGAGGCTTACGGTTTGACTATTGCAGAAAACGTTCCTATCGAAGTCACTCCCAACAAATATAACGAGTTTTATATGAAGACAAAGAAAGAACGTATGGGACATATCCTTCACAACATCAAATAA